GCGCTGTCGCCATTGAAGAAATGATGCCATCTTTACCTTGGTAGTGCTTGGTGCTTGGTAGATAATTATAAGGATGAAAACAAGCTGTTTGACAATTGCagaatttccaaatttttgaattacCCCATTGCATTAATCTGCTTATtgtctttattaaatatcaattttatttagttattccattaaattttcaagatatatacacataaataatcTCGTAATTACTTTCTCCGGCTATTTctcacattttataaaaaaatatttttttacatcgtaTCTCTTAATGAATGGATATAGAGAACCTTTAATAAATCGTCATGACCTaagtaaagaatttaaagGCAAAGCAAAATCTTATATTAtgatgaatattaaaatgtaattacaattaaaacaatgttctaaagagttcttccgcctttttttttcaaattactaTATGGcgatttgaaacattttcattttttaacacACTAAAATTTACACAAACTGGTTTATATAGAAATGATTCTTTGTCGTAGGAAAATCTCATGATTAATGAACCAATCTTTTGTAATCTATCTTTTCCAATTGCACTAAAGGTCGCAGTTGTTCCGCGAATATCCTCATGTCTTCTGCTATAGCGTCCTGTCCGCTGGGAGCCAACACGCTGAGCTCGACCAAGTAACTCTGTGAAATCATCTCCGGCACGCCCTCTGGCACCTTGCCCTGGTTTACCTTGAAGATCTTCGACACAGTGATCTTCATTCGGCCCTTGCGAAACATGTAGCCACGAGTAACGTACTCAAAGTCCAGCTTGCAGCCTAGCTCGGTTAGAAACTCCACCACGGTGTTACTTGTAGCGATGTCGATGCTGCTGCGAACGATCGTGGGTCGAGATTTGTCGCCTAGTTCGGGCTGGCCGATGTATCGCAGCTGCCACGGCATGTCTGCATAGCCTGGGTCCAGGGTACGTCGCACTCGCAGCAGCAGCGGCTGTTCCTGCGGAGAGCCtctaaaaaaaacaagtttttgtaatttaatgcGCAAATCGACTTTGATTATACTTGCTGCAACATCTGTCAAAAACAATTTGGAATGAACAAAATTATTGTACCTGCGAATGCTGAAACACATCTCGTGGTCGTAGAATCCCTCCGGTCCATGGTCCACATTATCGCACAAACCACGAAGTCTGTGCAGCAGTACTTCCACAGAGGTATCTAACACCGATCCCTGCAGCAAATACTCCTGATTGGGGATAATGTTAGACTTGAGAGCAGCGCTCAAGCTATCCATAGCGGTGCTGATCGGGGCAGTCATCCTGActtatgttaatttttcgatgagTAACAGATTCGGAGCAGTTTAATAAGAGATAATGAAGAATCCCTATTATAAATGGAAATTGTTAATGCTTAATACCTTTTAACTTGCATTACTTctacatataatttcttacatacctctacttttatatatcatcTAATCTAATGCACAGTCGAACTTTTGCACGTTTTTTTCTCTtagaaatcgaaaaaattcattttgtcTTAACCTCAGAGTAAAGTAAACTACTAATTTATGGATTTATAAATGTCTCCATTGTGAAAAATAACAacacttttatttcaataaacttgaattacgtttttaaaaattccttttataaTTCACATACAgtattaaaagagaaagaataaagCGTATAGAGATCAATATCCAATATTCACAATTGTAGCTTAGGGCAGGTTAGGTTGGAATTAGGTTAGTAGTTGGAGGTGgggtaaaaataagaaatagagTAGAAAAGTAGAGAGGGTAAAACTAAAGCATGTTTTGTTCATTAccattttcatttaatttttgatagtaaagtgtaataattatatataagtcgatatatataaatttaatataaaatacattcatgtttgatatatatatatattacatactttAGTTTgacaaacgtaaaaaataaagaatgcgCAATTTAAAAAGTCCAATTAAAACTATCTCAATAAAATCTAATCATTTTAAAACTACAGAGGAAGGAAAGTTACTATGGTTGTCGATAAGGTATATCTGGTTCCTgcattctaaattttattttactttatatgtttttttataagacTTTAAATTACACGTTTACGTACCTAATGTtcttaaagtaaatttattctGATAATTCGCATATTCCTTTATGCCAATCAGAGAAAGGAGATAggataatttgatatatacaaattaataaattcgcaGTCTTCGATAATAGTATTTCTAACAATTGCACTATACGCGAGGGCTCAGAGTCCcaaatataaacgtaataaaaaatacaagatcTTGCTTATCCTcctcaataaatttaatatgaagAATTTGTTATTGGCACGATCTTAGTTcttgttaaaataaagatataatgaTGAACTGATCAAAGGATTTATAAGAATCGACAGTCTTCCTTTGTAGAAATCTACTATCACTATGTGTTATAGAAGcgagaaatttttgtttcacgAAACTGTTTCAGCAGATTTGTCAGCGTTTAATAATGGCAATTATTAACGCATCCGTCGCGAATGAAATACTTCTGAATTTCAGATTATATTACTGGATACATTTCACTGCTGCTATAAAATATCACCTAGGGACGCGGGCTTCGTAGTCGTATATTATAACAAAGGATTATCGCGCAACATCGAACGATACTAAACTCATTATGGAAAATTCGACAGTCTCTTGTATTTCGCAAATCCTCCATTCTTTCTAGCTGTGTTTTCTACTGTTGTTTATAATTCCTTGCAATTTCTATTCTTCCGTATGATTTCCGTCGCTAAGTCATTGCACCGCTTTAAAACCGCAAGAGAGAAAGCATGGCTAAAAAGAGTGGACCGGTTATGAATCACGCgttatttcgtaattttttagtttgCCTATCACTCGAAAATTTGTTCCTAACTAGGATAAACGCTCTTGATGCGCTCGTAGAACAGCAGGTACGGACTGGCAAGCAGCACCTGCGTCAATGACACACTCTCGACAATGACGTCGGACGTGTACAACCATTGATCTGCTTTGTTTCCACGTCTGAAGCAAACGAAATGGCCGGAGTCCACCGGGCCGCGGTGCTCGATTACCGCGCACAACCGGTACTTATGTTTACCCTGTATCGTCATGAAACTGTTACCGAGAAACTTTGCGTCGCCCtgtaaataaagatatcagattaaattaattaaactatctGGCTAATCATAAATTTAAGTTGAGAGTATGTAGGATTGTACATTAACTATTTCTGGGAATTccttatttgatataaatttactaataaatctttttataaatcaccTGCGCGCTTCTCTTTTTCGTCTCCGTATAAGTGTAGGGATCTAGCACCAGAAATTCGGGGAACGTGATCTGATCGTCCCTTTTAATTGGCATACCCGAAGAGCTCCATGTGGTCCTCGGGATGTGCAAGCATAAACACTTGGGCAGTTTGCCGAGAGTGAGAGTCTTGATGGCAGTGCAACGCGATGAGCATCCATCGCATTGTACGTCACGCACAATTTCGCTGTCCACAAAATGCGACAGCAGCCGCTCTAAAGTGTGATGCTGCGGCACGAATGATGAAGTGAGTGGTGGTAATGGTAACGATAAGGTTTCAAGCTTATCATAACGCACTGAAGACTGCAAAAAACAAAGAAGACTAACATTAAAAAACAGCATTATTAAGGAAgagtagaattttattattaaaattaaaatttaagattgttagaattataaatcatCTCGATAGGAAgcaaaaagaataaaacaatatatatcacTATTGACAAACATTTGGATCAATTTAGAAGAAATGTCCAAATGTTCGAATTCATAACAAATATCTGAAGAAAGGATGATACAAAGGAAATTAGCTAGGATGACGAGAAAAATGGGTTCCCTCTTGTTTTTTCGCGACGATACCTTCCAGAAACAGTTGCTGCACTGAACTTGGCTAGTGATCAGGCCTGAGAACGGATGCGTCTCCACTGACACCGAGGGAATGTTGATGAACGGCATGGCGCACAGAGATTTCCACGATTTGAAGAGGCTCGTGCAGTCGCCGTTACTCTGAATGCTTCGCGACAGTAGCTCTGATGATCTAGCGAGTATCATACCGGGCTTGCACGTGCTCGGAGACATAGGTATGGACGAAGTCGAGGTCATCATCTGATTGTTGCAGTTTTTATCGAAGCCCTTCGGTTTGTCGGAATTGTTCTTCACTGACGCGATGTCATTGCAGGAGGCGCTTCTGAGATTCAAGGTATCACCCGTTCCTCTTACATCTGGTTTGATAATCGGACTTGGTGGCAGTGCATCGGATAAACAACCTTTCTGAAATCGTGAATAAACTTTTCAGCAAGTAGCCGTAAAAGTTGAaggcaaacaaaatttttgtttgcaatGTTTTGTCGAGAATATTACATCGAAATATTGCATACCCTATTCACAGGTTGCATTTCAGCATCTAACGCGCTGAGAACTACATGGAACAGCTCGTGAGCGTCTTGATGACCAGGCCCAAAATTCCACAACGAGCCGACGGAAGAGATAATTTCGACGGGTGTCACATTGCCATACAGGTCGTCCGCAAAACCGTTGATTTCTGCCAGGTAAACATTGATCAATACAATATAACAAGGATatgaaaacataaatatagaaaatttaaaaattctaaaaatttagtacAAAAGGTACTTGTCAGATTAGAGATTTTAAGGCTGTcaagtaacaaataataaaaaaccaggaaaaataaatttaaggaCTAGAcgttgcaattttaaaatcagaattcAAGATGACATCGGATCAAAACCATACTTTTGAGAACGGAAAGCAGCGTGTCAGCAAAGTTTCTATCCTTCTTCTCCTGCTGCCTCTGAAGCCAGCAAATAAATGAGGGGCAAGCAGCCAGCGCTTGCAAAAGAGAATTCAGGAAACACGTATATCCCAAATTGTTGATCCCAACAACTTGACCTAGAATCAGACAGTAAAATAAAGTCATAATTAAACGTCaaaattcagtttttattAAGCATATCATATCTCTTGATGGAGATTAAATAACtaaaggaaaaatattcaataattgaGCATaagcaaaattgaaaaaacacTAATTCTGCCTTTTATAATAAACCTgacaagataattaaatagaaattatacatGGATTCTCTATAatctttatacaattatatataataaaactacatTTATATTCAACAGTAAAAGATATCATCGATAACGCTACATTATTTTTCCCGCAGTTTCattataagaataatgaaAGACAGGGATAAAAAGAGACGTGGTCTCGCTAAGCGTTTGATGAACGTAGCCCGGACGTCACCTTTTTTCCTGGGCTTGGGCGATGGGCCCCACAGGACGAAGAGGCCAACGGCGATGGCGAATCCCACACCGGCGAACATCGCGATTTTCTCCACGTCCATCGCGTACCGAATCGACCAGCACTTTCCACTGACAGTCCCTAATGACGGAGCGCTTTAACCTACGTTCCGGCTAATGCAGCTCGCCCTTGACTTTCGTTCAGGCATACTTCTGCGACGACCAAGTGCTCCCTCGAGGGCCGCCGATGACGAGACTCACGTAGACGACGGGGACAGAGCCTCACTGAGGAATCGCCGAGGATACCTCTCTCTAGTACGGTCGCGTAAGTATCAATCGAATGCGCGAGCTCGCTCCGCGACACGAGCGATTTGCAGGTTATAGTCGATCGACGAGCGCAGAGAGAAGCCCAGAGAGCGACTATTGGGCACGAACGAAGCGCGATTGGACGCGAAgcagttattataaataatgttaaataataaaataaaaagtactgAAAACGTAAACAAGAATAAAAGTAGATTAAGCTAGTAAGGCAGGAactacaaatatatgtatatggtaATATAACtgtcatatttatatagaataataaattagttttcgtaaaaaaaaacatagcCATGTCCATGAATCCTGTAGGTGATGTCCACGATTTTGTGTTCTTTTTCGTGTTATGTTTTTCCTGAAAAGAACCACAAAATCATGGACATTACTTACAGAATTCGATAACAATCAAATCGTGTCTATGGCCGTTCTGGTATTAGCATTTAGCTATCAGAAAAAGTTTTCGTAGTactatctttatttcaaaacgcCCTCGATTGAATTAAGTAATgtcgttctttcttttttgctaataaatttacatacgCTTCTTTATTCTTCATAATCTTTACTTTACAGAAAGTTAATGTTAATTGTATCGGCCATGAGTATGTAACGTACGTACTGTCGAGTGTATTagttattagaaaaaatttcgtaccaataatttcattttaaaacgCCCTCGATCGAACTGAcgacgttctttttttttcttgctaaTAAATCTGCAAGACAAGAGTGCGCGTGCGAAATGCGCGGCAATATAGGctcgtttataaaaaattttgtgagcaaaataattatttagttagGGAGTAAGTAAATGgagaatgttttataatttttaagtatcttGGCGGCGACGATTCTTCGTTTTTTATGGATGCACGTTACCGCGCTGCGGGAACGATCgcgaagaaatttttatatatacaatttaacattaattttctgtaaagtagagaaataaagaataagaaataaagaagcaCACGTAcgaataaatttgaaacatttacgACGAATTACGTGAACGAGTGCCTGTTCCTTAACGAAAGACGGAATGTATTTGTGGACGCACATTTGAACTTGTTCGCACTCTCGATATTCATACACGTTTATTGAAGCAAACTCGCGCTCTCGTTCGCGATCACAATAAGTGAGAACGTCAAATACGCGACTCTCTTCggtaattatatagaatacgAGCCTGAACACGAATATAGACTCTCTTCAatcattcaattaattatattattaattcccGAGCTTAAGGGGATTCTGCAGTGACAGCTGGcaaacttcctcgatgtcgataatgtcaacctttttaattttgttttccctatggctacggtcaacgtgacgctacaaatgcttcgaagcattcctcttcttttttctttcaatgaagaaagaaagagaagaagaacgctccaaagcatttgtagtgtcacgttgaccgtagcctatatCTGTCTTCGTCTAACGAAATaacatctgtctttgttcgattgctcgctatcttacgcaagatccggTAATTACTGTTGCTGCTTttcttgtcatcctgcatcCGTAAGTATTTACATTActaaatagttatttgtgtaacaagtgcgggaagttgagaattggacacgagtgcggagtggatgcactcgtgtccaattctcaaccagcacgtgttacacaccgtattttatattacaaagtgcgtggaaagtggcccattattgcgcgcgcgtcatctgtgcgacggatggccgattccatacacgagtcaaaacagtgcggtaatgtttaCATTACCGCACAGTTTCGAAGAAACTATTttgccactttccacgcacgtgtgatataaataatttttagatagatcttcttttgtacgcattgaatcttgcttctacttgcacgatattattcctacatgttttcccaagggtggatgataaacattatgtatgtataaactgcagaatttttgttttaagcaaatattgtcgtcaggtgacagctgcgtatgtgccccaataagtaatatttttaattttttggtgtttttgatataaaatcgcgtttggcaccctagatttttgtgcggactttaattctgtaaaagatttttgcaattctataaagccaattaaaaaatccatctaaaaacgataatgtcggtaaatcatacggctgcaggatctcCTTAACGAGGGATTCAATACTCATTTGAAGCGTTTTTTCTACGCGATTCACTCACTCGAAGTAGAAATCGAAA
This genomic stretch from Temnothorax longispinosus isolate EJ_2023e chromosome 9, Tlon_JGU_v1, whole genome shotgun sequence harbors:
- the Usp30 gene encoding ubiquitin carboxyl-terminal hydrolase 30 homolog is translated as MDVEKIAMFAGVGFAIAVGLFVLWGPSPKPRKKGQVVGINNLGYTCFLNSLLQALAACPSFICWLQRQQEKKDRNFADTLLSVLKKINGFADDLYGNVTPVEIISSVGSLWNFGPGHQDAHELFHVVLSALDAEMQPVNRKGCLSDALPPSPIIKPDVRGTGDTLNLRSASCNDIASVKNNSDKPKGFDKNCNNQMMTSTSSIPMSPSTCKPGMILARSSELLSRSIQSNGDCTSLFKSWKSLCAMPFINIPSVSVETHPFSGLITSQVQCSNCFWKSSVRYDKLETLSLPLPPLTSSFVPQHHTLERLLSHFVDSEIVRDVQCDGCSSRCTAIKTLTLGKLPKCLCLHIPRTTWSSSGMPIKRDDQITFPEFLVLDPYTYTETKKRSAQGDAKFLGNSFMTIQGKHKYRLCAVIEHRGPVDSGHFVCFRRGNKADQWLYTSDVIVESVSLTQVLLASPYLLFYERIKSVYPS
- the Med18 gene encoding mediator of RNA polymerase II transcription subunit 18, which gives rise to MTAPISTAMDSLSAALKSNIIPNQEYLLQGSVLDTSVEVLLHRLRGLCDNVDHGPEGFYDHEMCFSIRRGSPQEQPLLLRVRRTLDPGYADMPWQLRYIGQPELGDKSRPTIVRSSIDIATSNTVVEFLTELGCKLDFEYVTRGYMFRKGRMKITVSKIFKVNQGKVPEGVPEMISQSYLVELSVLAPSGQDAIAEDMRIFAEQLRPLVQLEKIDYKRLVH